A genomic stretch from Bacteroidales bacterium includes:
- a CDS encoding GH92 family glycosyl hydrolase codes for MKIISVNHLITLILFCVTLTLSAQKSPADYVNTFIGTGGHGHTYPGATLPFGMVQLSPDTRLEGWDGCGGYHYDDEYIYGFSHTHLNGTGVPDLCDILFMPTTGESRWNNGSDGQAGYRSHFSHQTESSEPGYYKVLLEDYKITAELSATTRAGFHQYTFPASEQSNIILDLFHRDEVLESSLKVISDTEIEGLRRSRSWAEDQYVYFVAKFSKPFESYEIAVDNTPRLKIKAIDKKKNIKACFRFITVADEKILVKVGISAVSAEGARKNLNQEIPAWDFQAVKQNAKAIWNKELNKIEVEGGTDVQKTVFYTALYHTMVQPNTFTDVDGNYRGLDKKIHKADGFTMYTTFSLWDTYRAYHPLMTLIDRTRTLDYIKTFLAQYEQGGLLPVWELHGNETNCMIGYHSIPVITDAYMKGIKGFNTELALTAMKTSATRDNAGLRAVAQIGFIPSDREAESASKTLEYAYDDWCISQFAKATGNNEDYKTFVKRGQNYKNLFDPSTGNMRARINGGWFSPFDPTEVNYNYTEANSWQYSFSATQDISGLIALHGGKDKFAAKLDELFSASSKTTGREQSDITGLIGQYAHGNEPSHHIAYLYPFAGQAWKTQELVRRILTDFYHDKPDGLIGNEDCGQMSAWAVMSAMGIYSVNPGSVFYVLGSPWFDKVTVHLENGKSFIIQAKNQSPENKYIQSATLNGKKYAASFLNHDVLSKGGNLVFDMGGQPNKSWGTGKKKEPVTAITDQLIVPAPYLTDAVKTFTDTKQIEIKGPAGTDIKVMAGQGVNSYNGPFTVSESGKIRFYAESKGVASQWISAEFLKIKNDKDISLSTQPASQYSGNGAGTLVDGLSGSLDYRVGGWLGFEKVNLEAVIDLREKKSLTRFSAGFLQDENSWIFMPSQVEFLISDDGINYTSAGIAKNNTPTDKKGTLLSSLSLPALTVQARYVKVIASSLGTCPEGHKGYPNACWIFCDEITIE; via the coding sequence ATGAAAATAATCTCAGTAAACCACCTCATTACCTTAATCTTATTTTGTGTAACGTTAACCCTCTCTGCACAAAAATCACCTGCCGATTATGTAAACACCTTTATTGGCACAGGCGGGCATGGTCATACCTACCCCGGGGCTACCCTGCCTTTCGGGATGGTGCAACTGAGTCCTGATACACGACTCGAAGGCTGGGACGGATGCGGCGGATACCATTATGATGATGAATACATTTATGGGTTCAGTCATACGCATCTCAATGGAACCGGAGTCCCTGATCTGTGTGACATTCTTTTCATGCCAACAACAGGTGAAAGCAGGTGGAATAACGGATCCGACGGACAAGCAGGATATCGTTCCCATTTTTCACACCAGACAGAAAGTTCAGAGCCCGGATATTATAAGGTTTTGCTCGAAGATTATAAAATTACTGCAGAGTTAAGTGCTACAACCCGTGCAGGGTTTCATCAGTACACTTTTCCGGCAAGTGAACAATCCAACATCATCCTGGACCTATTCCACAGGGATGAAGTCCTTGAATCATCCCTGAAAGTGATCAGTGATACCGAAATTGAGGGATTGCGCCGCTCACGTTCATGGGCTGAAGACCAGTATGTATATTTTGTTGCGAAATTTTCCAAACCTTTCGAATCTTATGAAATTGCGGTAGATAATACCCCCAGGTTGAAGATCAAAGCTATCGACAAGAAAAAGAATATTAAAGCCTGCTTCAGGTTCATTACGGTTGCGGATGAAAAAATCCTGGTGAAAGTCGGTATCTCTGCGGTAAGTGCTGAAGGGGCGCGTAAAAATCTGAACCAGGAGATTCCTGCATGGGACTTCCAGGCTGTAAAACAAAATGCTAAAGCTATCTGGAATAAGGAGTTAAATAAAATAGAAGTGGAAGGTGGCACAGATGTGCAGAAAACTGTTTTCTATACGGCTCTTTATCATACAATGGTGCAGCCCAATACTTTTACAGATGTTGACGGCAATTACCGGGGACTGGATAAGAAGATCCATAAAGCGGATGGTTTCACCATGTACACCACTTTCTCTTTATGGGATACTTACCGTGCTTATCATCCCCTGATGACACTCATCGACCGTACAAGAACACTTGATTATATTAAGACCTTCCTGGCCCAGTATGAACAGGGAGGATTGCTGCCTGTATGGGAACTGCATGGGAATGAAACCAATTGTATGATTGGATACCACAGCATCCCGGTAATCACTGATGCCTATATGAAAGGAATCAAAGGATTTAACACAGAGCTGGCATTAACAGCCATGAAAACGAGTGCCACACGCGATAATGCAGGATTAAGAGCCGTTGCCCAGATCGGTTTCATCCCTTCCGACAGGGAAGCGGAATCTGCCTCAAAGACCCTGGAATATGCTTATGATGACTGGTGTATCTCCCAATTCGCCAAAGCCACCGGAAATAATGAAGACTATAAAACCTTTGTAAAGCGGGGACAGAACTATAAAAACCTCTTTGATCCTTCAACAGGAAATATGAGAGCAAGAATTAACGGTGGCTGGTTTTCACCTTTCGACCCAACAGAGGTGAACTATAATTATACTGAAGCCAATTCATGGCAATACAGCTTCTCCGCTACACAAGATATCTCCGGTCTCATTGCATTACATGGTGGCAAGGACAAATTTGCTGCTAAGCTCGACGAATTGTTCAGTGCATCTTCAAAAACTACAGGCCGTGAACAAAGTGATATTACTGGTCTGATTGGTCAGTATGCCCATGGAAATGAGCCCAGTCATCATATTGCCTACCTCTATCCTTTTGCTGGACAGGCATGGAAAACCCAGGAACTGGTTCGCAGGATTTTGACCGATTTCTACCATGATAAACCGGATGGATTAATCGGAAACGAAGATTGCGGACAAATGTCGGCATGGGCTGTTATGAGTGCAATGGGAATATATTCCGTTAATCCGGGAAGTGTCTTCTATGTTTTAGGTTCACCCTGGTTTGATAAAGTTACAGTACATCTTGAAAATGGAAAAAGCTTCATTATTCAGGCTAAAAACCAATCTCCTGAAAATAAGTACATCCAGTCTGCAACGCTGAACGGCAAGAAATATGCTGCATCCTTCCTGAATCACGATGTCCTGTCAAAAGGGGGAAACCTGGTGTTTGATATGGGCGGACAACCTAATAAGAGCTGGGGTACAGGGAAAAAGAAGGAACCCGTGACAGCTATTACTGATCAGCTTATTGTTCCTGCACCTTATCTGACAGATGCGGTCAAGACTTTTACAGATACCAAACAAATTGAAATCAAAGGTCCTGCAGGCACAGACATCAAAGTAATGGCCGGACAGGGAGTGAATAGTTACAATGGTCCTTTCACAGTATCAGAATCCGGTAAAATCCGCTTCTATGCTGAATCAAAGGGCGTTGCAAGTCAATGGATATCAGCGGAATTCCTGAAAATCAAGAACGACAAGGATATCTCCCTCAGCACCCAACCCGCCAGTCAATACTCAGGCAATGGTGCAGGGACGCTTGTGGATGGACTCTCCGGGAGTCTTGATTACCGGGTAGGCGGATGGTTAGGTTTCGAAAAAGTGAACCTAGAAGCAGTCATTGACCTCAGGGAGAAAAAAAGTCTTACCCGGTTTAGTGCAGGATTCCTTCAGGATGAGAATTCCTGGATCTTTATGCCAAGCCAGGTAGAATTTCTCATTTCAGACGATGGTATCAACTATACTTCCGCAGGGATTGCCAAAAACAATACCCCTACCGATAAAAAAGGTACTTTATTGAGCAGTTTGTCATTACCGGCATTAACTGTTCAAGCGCGGTATGTAAAAGTTATTGCTTCCAGTTTGGGCACCTGTCCGGAAGGTCATAAAGGGTATCCTAATGCCTGCTGGATTTTCTGCGATGAGATCACCATCGAATAA